From Toxorhynchites rutilus septentrionalis strain SRP chromosome 2, ASM2978413v1, whole genome shotgun sequence, a single genomic window includes:
- the LOC129765306 gene encoding E3 ubiquitin-protein ligase RNF13-like has protein sequence MTEPNCPVSVKRSNCVICLEPVLGEPKFLTCAHSFHSDCIDRWLELKDECPTCRHRLDDSEPSESSSDEEIQSIVDLTVLYRPESESNSLVEDNSEEEEEEQSVPSLESFSDGDEEPREQSEPDSSSDDDEGPVYRYPVNHSRRQQRRSRGPYSRSRYN, from the exons ATGACTGAACCAAATTGTCCTGTATCGGTAAAACGAAG CAATTGTGTTATTTGTCTGGAACCTGTACTTGGAGAACCTAAATTTTTGACGTGTGCTCACAGTTTTCATTCCGACTGTATAGACAGGTGGTTGGAATTGAAAGATGAATGCCCAACGTGCAGACACCGGCTAGACGATAGTGAACCCAGTGAATCTTCGTCTGATGAAGAGATACAGTCGATTGTAGACCTCACCGTTCTTTACCGACCGGAATCAGAATCGAATTCACTTGTCGAGGACAATTCAGAGGAGGAAGAGGAGGAACAATCCGTTCCGAGCTTGGAAAGTTTCTCAGATGGGGATGAAGAGCCCCGTGAACAATCAGAGCCAGATAGTTCAagcgatgatgatgaaggaccGGTATATCGATACCCTGTGAATCATTCAAGAAGGCAACAGCGGCGCTCAAGAGGACCATATTCGAGATCTCGATATAATTGA